The Pseudosulfitobacter pseudonitzschiae genome includes a region encoding these proteins:
- a CDS encoding YhdP family protein — protein sequence MTDTKSPKPSVADLPKVKATGRKRRIAKHVGLGTLVLIALLGVAAVVLITVLVGKPIAAPEWLEQRIETRVNGLMQGTQLTFDEAEIVVNKGWRPRARIRNVTLRTNEGAEIVSFSELETSLAMRPLLSGQVVPKTIELTGVFVTLRRDVEGVVTLYGGQGLLGENTRATSVPGLIASLDAALMQPQLQALSAADIYGVTLRYEDARADRAWTADGGRLRMTRAGDELAVSADLALLSGGTGVATLEANYASRIGSPVADFGVTLADVAAADIAAQGPAFAWLDALRAPISGALRSGVLADGALAPISATLRIGQGVVQPNNETRPIPFQSARTYFSYNPASRVLRFDELSVISKWVTGRAEGQAIVGGIGSEGGQVDTLIGQFSVSDLKFNPRDLFPQPVVLDGAELDFRLDLNPFRVTLGQMLVSDQGQWLRASGSFIAEREGWRFSLDAKLDEMAPERLLALWPEKLVTRTRDWVADNLLAGQLREVDLALRGAPDRPVESYLSFDFADAEVKFMKTMPPIQQGSGHASLLRNRFVASIDAGFVTAPEGGRVGMAGSSFIIPDVTVKGGAPAIARLETTSTVTAALSLLDQEPLNVMNKSGLPVGLADGRVALDGTIALPLIKGLKPGDVTYQVTGRIEDVRTDGLVPNETLAASALDLSATNEGVRVSGQGRLGNVPFDVAWDQPLGVEAAGGSQVRGTVEISQTTLDEFNIALPPGSIRGKGVGQIVVDLPKGGGAPRMVLTSNLRGLSMRLAPLGWSKAAATAGSLRIEATLGTRPEITAISLNAAGLSAAGTVKLDASGALQLARFSQVKVGGWLNAPVDIVGRGRNAAPEIRVRGGTIDLRTANFGSDSAGGSGQSAGPLILSLDQLRITDTISLTGMQGTFRTANGLDGKFTGRINGGAAVAGQVVPQNGRSAVRVTSQDAGGVVASAGIIQNARGGDLNLTLLPVGQNGAFDGELTIRNTRVKDAPAIADLLAAISIVGLVEQLSGDGIVFSDVEGSFRLTPDRMTLTKASATGPSLGLSMDGIYNLNDSTLDMQGVISPVYLLNGIGAIFTRKGEGLIGFNYRLTGAAAKPRVSVNPLSALTPGLFREIFRRPPPELPDLEGPQGQTGIDVPEAFVPTERPVSPATTQQQRLDSPNYGR from the coding sequence ATGACCGACACCAAGTCGCCAAAACCCTCTGTGGCCGACCTGCCAAAGGTCAAGGCCACGGGCCGCAAGCGCCGCATTGCCAAGCATGTGGGGCTGGGTACGCTTGTGCTGATTGCGCTGTTGGGGGTTGCAGCAGTGGTGTTGATCACCGTGCTGGTGGGCAAGCCGATTGCCGCCCCCGAATGGCTGGAACAGCGGATCGAAACGCGGGTGAATGGCCTGATGCAGGGCACGCAACTGACCTTTGACGAGGCCGAGATTGTCGTGAACAAAGGTTGGCGACCCCGCGCGCGCATCCGCAACGTGACCCTGCGCACCAACGAAGGTGCCGAAATTGTCAGCTTTTCCGAACTGGAAACCAGCCTTGCGATGCGGCCGCTGCTGTCCGGTCAGGTGGTGCCAAAAACCATCGAACTGACCGGCGTTTTTGTGACCCTGCGCCGCGACGTCGAAGGTGTGGTGACGCTGTACGGCGGTCAGGGGCTTCTGGGTGAGAATACCCGCGCCACATCCGTGCCGGGTCTGATCGCATCACTGGACGCAGCTTTGATGCAGCCCCAGTTGCAAGCGCTGAGCGCCGCCGACATCTACGGCGTAACCCTGCGCTATGAGGATGCGCGCGCCGATCGTGCGTGGACAGCAGACGGGGGCCGTTTGCGGATGACACGCGCGGGCGATGAGTTGGCGGTTTCTGCCGATCTGGCGCTGTTGTCTGGCGGCACGGGTGTTGCCACGCTCGAAGCGAACTATGCCAGCCGCATCGGATCACCCGTAGCTGATTTTGGCGTGACGCTGGCGGATGTGGCGGCCGCCGATATTGCCGCGCAAGGGCCTGCGTTTGCGTGGCTGGATGCGCTGCGTGCGCCGATTTCGGGGGCGCTGCGCTCGGGTGTGCTGGCCGATGGTGCGCTGGCCCCGATCAGTGCGACCTTGCGGATCGGGCAGGGTGTGGTGCAGCCCAACAACGAAACCCGTCCGATCCCGTTCCAATCCGCACGCACCTATTTCAGCTACAATCCCGCCTCGCGCGTGCTGCGCTTTGACGAATTGAGCGTTATAAGCAAATGGGTCACGGGCCGCGCCGAAGGTCAGGCGATTGTTGGCGGAATCGGCAGCGAAGGCGGGCAGGTTGACACACTGATCGGCCAATTTTCGGTCTCGGACCTCAAGTTCAATCCGCGCGATCTGTTTCCACAGCCGGTGGTACTGGATGGGGCCGAACTGGATTTCCGGCTGGACCTGAACCCGTTCCGCGTCACGTTGGGGCAAATGCTGGTGTCGGATCAAGGACAGTGGCTGCGCGCCAGCGGCAGCTTTATCGCCGAGCGCGAAGGCTGGCGGTTTTCGCTGGATGCAAAACTGGACGAGATGGCCCCCGAACGGCTGCTGGCGCTGTGGCCCGAAAAGCTGGTCACCCGTACCCGTGACTGGGTTGCCGACAACCTGTTGGCCGGGCAACTGCGCGAGGTGGATCTGGCCCTGCGCGGTGCGCCAGACAGGCCGGTGGAAAGCTATCTGAGTTTTGACTTTGCCGATGCCGAGGTGAAATTCATGAAAACGATGCCACCGATCCAACAGGGTTCGGGTCATGCCAGCCTGCTGCGCAACCGCTTTGTTGCCTCGATTGATGCTGGCTTCGTCACAGCCCCCGAAGGCGGGCGCGTGGGCATGGCAGGATCGTCCTTCATCATTCCCGACGTCACGGTCAAGGGCGGCGCCCCCGCGATTGCCCGCCTTGAAACCACCAGCACCGTGACTGCTGCCCTGTCATTGCTGGATCAGGAACCGCTGAACGTTATGAACAAATCGGGCCTGCCCGTGGGGCTGGCAGACGGACGGGTGGCGCTGGACGGCACCATTGCGCTGCCACTGATCAAGGGGCTGAAGCCGGGGGATGTCACATATCAGGTCACTGGTAGGATTGAAGACGTGCGCACCGATGGTCTGGTCCCCAACGAAACGCTGGCGGCCAGCGCGCTTGACCTAAGTGCAACGAACGAAGGTGTGCGGGTGTCGGGGCAGGGGCGTCTGGGCAATGTGCCCTTTGACGTGGCGTGGGACCAGCCATTGGGCGTCGAGGCCGCAGGGGGCAGTCAGGTGCGCGGCACGGTCGAGATTTCGCAGACCACGCTGGACGAATTCAACATCGCCCTGCCGCCGGGGTCCATTCGGGGCAAAGGCGTGGGCCAGATCGTGGTGGACTTGCCCAAGGGCGGCGGTGCGCCGCGCATGGTGCTGACTTCGAACTTGCGGGGGCTTAGCATGCGGCTGGCCCCGCTGGGCTGGTCCAAGGCGGCGGCGACCGCAGGGTCATTGCGCATCGAAGCGACCTTGGGCACCCGTCCTGAAATCACCGCCATCAGCCTGAACGCCGCCGGATTATCTGCCGCGGGCACGGTAAAGCTCGACGCCTCTGGCGCGCTGCAGCTGGCCCGTTTTTCGCAAGTCAAAGTGGGCGGTTGGCTGAACGCACCGGTCGACATCGTGGGACGTGGCCGCAATGCCGCCCCCGAAATCCGCGTGCGGGGTGGCACCATCGACCTGCGCACCGCCAACTTCGGGTCGGACAGTGCGGGAGGCAGCGGCCAGTCTGCTGGCCCGCTGATCCTGTCGCTTGACCAGTTGCGGATCACCGACACAATCTCGCTGACCGGAATGCAGGGCACATTCCGAACCGCGAACGGGTTGGACGGCAAGTTTACCGGCAGGATCAATGGCGGTGCGGCGGTCGCGGGCCAAGTGGTGCCGCAAAACGGGCGCAGTGCGGTGCGGGTCACCTCACAGGATGCGGGCGGGGTCGTGGCATCTGCGGGCATCATCCAGAACGCGCGCGGCGGAGATCTGAACCTGACGCTGTTGCCCGTGGGCCAGAACGGTGCCTTTGACGGCGAACTGACCATTCGCAATACCCGCGTCAAAGATGCGCCCGCCATTGCCGATCTGTTGGCCGCCATCTCGATTGTCGGTCTGGTGGAACAGCTTAGCGGTGATGGCATCGTCTTTTCCGACGTCGAAGGGTCGTTCCGTCTGACGCCCGACCGCATGACCCTGACCAAAGCCAGCGCCACCGGCCCGTCTTTGGGCCTGTCGATGGATGGCATTTATAATCTGAATGACTCCACCCTCGACATGCAGGGCGTGATTTCGCCAGTTTATCTGCTGAACGGAATCGGCGCGATCTTTACCCGCAAGGGCGAGGGGCTGATCGGGTTCAACTACCGGCTGACCGGCGCCGCCGCAAAGCCCAGGGTCAGTGTGAACCCGCTGTCGGCACTGACGCCGGGCCTGTTTCGTGAAATTTTCCGCCGTCCACCGCCGGAACTGCCCGATCTGGAAGGCCCGCAAGGCCAGACCGGCATCGACGTGCCCGAAGCCTTTGTCCCGACCGAGAGGCCGGTCTCGCCTGCGACCACCCAACAACAGCGCCTTGATAGCCCGAATTATGGGCGTTAA
- the queA gene encoding tRNA preQ1(34) S-adenosylmethionine ribosyltransferase-isomerase QueA, protein MKLTDFDFDLPDELIATRPAVPRTSARLLVADTAQIHDARVSDLGRWLRAGDRLVLNDTRVIPARLSGLRARMSAQGATEARIEVTLLEPRADGTWSALVKPLKKLKIAEVVQFSDALSATLDGVEDGQGHLRFNLAGDDFDAALAEAGAMPLPPYIAAKRPADEQDKHDYQTVWARHSGAVAAPTASLHFDDALLAELAAMGVAFTHVTLHVGAGTFLPVKVDDVTTHKMHAEWGHVSATAAAEIAATKAAGGRVIPVGTTALRLIESAAQDGTVQPWDGTTDIFIYPGFTFQVADGLVTNFHLPKSTLMMLVAALIGQNRIREIYAHAIAEKYRFFSYGDASLLLPLGTDDPNRPQ, encoded by the coding sequence ATGAAACTGACCGACTTTGACTTTGACCTGCCCGACGAGCTGATCGCGACCCGCCCTGCGGTGCCGCGCACTTCGGCGCGATTGCTGGTGGCGGATACGGCGCAAATCCACGATGCACGGGTTTCCGACCTGGGCAGATGGTTGCGCGCGGGCGACCGGCTGGTGTTGAACGACACCCGCGTGATTCCTGCGCGCCTGTCCGGACTGCGCGCCCGCATGTCGGCGCAGGGTGCCACCGAGGCGCGGATCGAAGTAACCCTGCTGGAGCCGCGTGCCGACGGTACGTGGTCGGCGTTGGTCAAGCCGTTGAAAAAGCTGAAAATTGCCGAGGTCGTGCAGTTCTCTGATGCGCTGTCAGCGACGCTGGACGGCGTAGAGGACGGACAGGGCCACCTGCGATTCAATCTTGCGGGCGATGATTTCGACGCTGCGCTGGCCGAGGCCGGTGCGATGCCGCTGCCGCCCTATATTGCGGCCAAACGTCCTGCCGACGAGCAGGACAAACACGATTATCAAACCGTCTGGGCGCGTCATTCCGGTGCGGTGGCCGCCCCCACGGCGTCGCTGCATTTCGATGACGCCTTGCTGGCAGAACTGGCGGCGATGGGCGTGGCATTCACCCATGTCACCCTGCATGTGGGCGCGGGCACCTTTCTGCCAGTCAAGGTGGATGATGTGACCACCCACAAGATGCACGCAGAATGGGGCCATGTCAGCGCCACCGCCGCCGCCGAGATTGCCGCGACCAAGGCTGCAGGCGGGCGCGTGATTCCCGTGGGCACCACCGCCCTGCGCCTGATAGAGAGCGCCGCACAAGATGGCACCGTTCAGCCGTGGGACGGCACGACCGACATCTTTATCTATCCCGGTTTCACCTTTCAGGTGGCGGACGGTCTGGTGACCAATTTCCACCTGCCCAAGTCCACGCTGATGATGCTGGTGGCGGCCCTGATCGGGCAAAACCGCATCCGCGAAATTTATGCGCACGCAATTGCTGAAAAATATCGGTTTTTCAGCTATGGAGATGCGTCGCTGTTGCTTCCCCTTGGGACAGACGACCCAAACAGACCGCAATAA
- a CDS encoding MFS transporter, protein MFSVLSSAWALLFGMGLLMLGNGMQGTLLGIRGNIEGFSTLEMSIVMSAYFVGFLGGSRMAPNMIRRVGHVRVFAALASLISAVMIMYPTFADPWAWTVGRVLIGFCFSAVYVTAESWLNNAATNENRGQALSLYMIVQTLGIVASQALMVTADPSGYVLFVIPSVLVSLAITPILLSISPTPAFETTKPMSLRQLVNFSPLGCVGMFLLGGVFSAQFGMASVYGAQAGLSIAQISTFVAMFFVGAMVLQYPIGWISDRMDRRLLIVAVSAIGGAGSILGILLGHQFTMLLISAFVVGGMSNPLYSLLIAHTNDFLEPEDMAAASGGMIFINGLGAITGPLITGWLMDNVGPSGFYLFTAVLFAALVVYAIYRSTQRAAIPVDETGSFVAMSPAGTTVVGMEIAQEWAIESAQEEDDGSETA, encoded by the coding sequence ATGTTTTCAGTTCTTTCAAGCGCATGGGCCTTGCTGTTCGGCATGGGGCTTTTGATGCTCGGCAACGGGATGCAGGGCACTCTGCTGGGGATTCGCGGCAATATCGAAGGGTTTTCGACCCTTGAGATGTCGATTGTCATGTCGGCCTATTTCGTCGGCTTTCTGGGTGGCAGCCGTATGGCGCCCAACATGATCCGGCGCGTGGGCCACGTGCGGGTGTTCGCGGCTCTGGCCTCGTTGATCTCGGCGGTGATGATCATGTATCCGACATTTGCCGATCCATGGGCGTGGACTGTGGGCCGTGTTCTGATCGGTTTTTGTTTCTCGGCTGTCTATGTGACCGCCGAAAGCTGGCTGAACAATGCGGCCACCAACGAAAACCGTGGCCAGGCGCTGTCGCTTTATATGATCGTGCAAACGCTGGGCATTGTCGCATCGCAGGCGCTGATGGTAACGGCGGACCCGTCCGGCTATGTGCTGTTTGTGATCCCTTCGGTGTTGGTCAGCCTTGCGATAACGCCGATTTTGCTCTCGATCAGCCCGACACCGGCTTTTGAAACCACCAAGCCGATGTCGCTGCGCCAGCTGGTCAATTTCTCGCCCTTGGGTTGCGTCGGCATGTTTCTGCTGGGCGGCGTGTTTTCGGCACAGTTCGGCATGGCCTCGGTTTACGGCGCGCAGGCAGGGCTGAGCATTGCGCAAATCTCGACCTTTGTGGCGATGTTCTTTGTGGGTGCTATGGTGCTGCAATACCCCATCGGTTGGATTTCCGACCGTATGGACCGCCGCCTTTTGATCGTCGCAGTCAGCGCCATCGGCGGTGCCGGCTCGATTCTGGGGATATTGCTGGGCCATCAGTTCACCATGTTGCTGATCTCGGCCTTTGTGGTGGGGGGCATGTCGAACCCGTTGTATTCGCTGCTGATCGCACACACCAACGATTTTCTGGAGCCCGAGGATATGGCCGCTGCGTCGGGGGGCATGATATTTATCAATGGCTTGGGCGCAATTACCGGTCCGCTGATCACCGGCTGGTTGATGGATAATGTGGGGCCGTCGGGCTTTTATCTGTTCACCGCCGTATTGTTTGCGGCCCTTGTGGTCTATGCGATCTACCGCTCGACCCAGCGTGCGGCGATTCCGGTGGATGAAACCGGGTCGTTCGTGGCGATGTCTCCGGCGGGCACCACAGTGGTGGGCATGGAAATCGCACAGGAATGGGCCATCGAATCTGCGCAGGAAGAAGACGACGGCTCCGAAACAGCCTGA
- the lpdA gene encoding dihydrolipoyl dehydrogenase, translating into MAETSFDLIVIGAGPGGYVAAIRGAQLGMKVAIVERENLGGICLNWGCIPTKALLRTSEVFHLMHRAKEFGLKAENVDFDLPAVVKRSRQVAGQLSGGIGHLMKKNKITVFMGAATLPAKGKVKVKTDKETLDLSAKNIVLATGARARELPGLEADGDLVWTYRHALDPKRMPKKLLVIGSGAIGIEFASFYNTLGADTTVVEVMDRVLPVEDEEISKFAKKQFEKQGMKIMQKAMVKKLDRAKGKVTAHIETGGKVETQEFDTVISAVGIVGNVEDLGLEDLGVKIDRTHVVTDKYCRTGVDGLYAIGDIAGAPWLAHKASHEGVMVAELMAGMDPHPVKPESIAGCTYCYPQVASVGYTEAKAKELGYEVKVGRFPFIGNGKAIALGEAEGMVKTVFDAKTGELLGAHMVGAEVTELIQGYVIGRQLETTEEDLMNTVFPHPTLSEMMHESVLDAYGRVIHM; encoded by the coding sequence ATGGCCGAGACTTCCTTTGATCTGATCGTGATTGGCGCAGGCCCCGGCGGCTATGTCGCAGCGATCCGTGGCGCACAGCTGGGCATGAAAGTGGCCATAGTCGAGCGCGAAAACCTGGGCGGTATCTGCCTGAACTGGGGCTGTATTCCCACCAAGGCGCTGTTGCGCACGTCCGAAGTGTTCCATTTGATGCACCGCGCCAAGGAATTCGGGCTGAAGGCCGAGAATGTAGATTTCGACCTGCCCGCCGTTGTCAAACGCTCGCGTCAGGTGGCGGGGCAACTGTCGGGTGGCATTGGCCATCTGATGAAAAAGAACAAGATCACCGTGTTCATGGGGGCCGCCACACTGCCCGCCAAAGGCAAGGTGAAGGTCAAGACCGACAAGGAAACGCTGGACCTAAGCGCCAAGAACATCGTTCTGGCCACGGGCGCGCGCGCCCGCGAATTGCCGGGGCTTGAAGCTGACGGCGATCTGGTCTGGACCTACCGCCATGCGCTGGATCCAAAGCGGATGCCCAAGAAGCTGCTGGTCATCGGATCGGGTGCTATCGGGATCGAATTCGCCAGCTTTTACAACACGCTGGGTGCCGACACGACCGTCGTCGAAGTGATGGACCGCGTGTTGCCAGTGGAAGACGAAGAAATCTCGAAATTCGCCAAAAAGCAGTTTGAGAAGCAGGGCATGAAGATCATGCAAAAGGCGATGGTCAAAAAGCTGGACCGCGCCAAGGGTAAGGTGACTGCGCATATCGAAACGGGTGGCAAGGTGGAAACCCAAGAGTTCGACACTGTGATTTCTGCCGTGGGCATCGTCGGCAACGTCGAGGATCTGGGGCTGGAAGACTTGGGCGTGAAAATCGACCGCACCCATGTGGTCACCGACAAATATTGTCGTACGGGTGTCGACGGGCTTTATGCCATTGGTGACATTGCAGGCGCGCCGTGGCTTGCCCACAAGGCCAGCCACGAGGGCGTGATGGTGGCCGAACTGATGGCAGGGATGGATCCGCATCCGGTCAAACCCGAAAGCATCGCAGGCTGCACTTATTGTTATCCGCAGGTTGCGTCGGTCGGCTACACCGAAGCCAAGGCCAAGGAACTGGGCTATGAGGTCAAAGTGGGCCGTTTCCCCTTTATCGGCAATGGCAAGGCGATTGCATTGGGCGAGGCCGAGGGCATGGTCAAAACCGTCTTTGACGCCAAAACAGGTGAACTGTTGGGCGCGCATATGGTCGGCGCGGAAGTGACCGAACTGATTCAGGGCTATGTTATAGGCCGCCAGCTGGAAACCACGGAAGAGGATTTGATGAACACCGTCTTCCCGCATCCGACTCTCAGCGAGATGATGCACGAAAGCGTGCTGGATGCCTATGGCCGCGTGATTCATATGTAA
- a CDS encoding DUF924 family protein has product MAQQSEVTPDDVLNFWLDECTPADWYKAEDAFDDQIRTRFEGAWEYLCAGHFSMWLTYPSGALAYIILADQFPRNMFRGQGKAFASDRIAKAAAKSAIDKGWDLRIDTPARQFFYLPLMHSENLCDQDRCVRLMCKRMNDGGTNLLHARAHREVIRQFGRFPYRNDALGRSSTALEVAYVDNGGYSTTVRALEQVQAA; this is encoded by the coding sequence ATGGCACAGCAAAGTGAAGTGACCCCGGACGACGTCCTGAATTTCTGGTTGGACGAATGCACGCCCGCAGACTGGTACAAGGCCGAAGATGCCTTTGACGACCAGATCCGAACACGGTTCGAGGGGGCTTGGGAATACCTGTGCGCGGGTCACTTTTCGATGTGGTTGACCTATCCCAGTGGTGCGTTGGCTTATATCATTCTGGCCGACCAGTTCCCCCGCAATATGTTTCGCGGTCAGGGCAAAGCCTTTGCCAGTGACCGGATTGCCAAGGCCGCAGCCAAATCGGCAATCGACAAGGGGTGGGATCTGCGTATCGACACACCCGCACGCCAGTTCTTTTACCTGCCACTGATGCATTCGGAAAACCTGTGTGATCAGGACCGCTGCGTGCGTCTGATGTGCAAGCGGATGAACGACGGTGGCACCAACCTACTGCACGCGCGGGCCCACCGTGAAGTGATCCGCCAGTTTGGCCGCTTTCCCTATCGCAACGACGCACTTGGGCGCAGTTCGACCGCGCTCGAAGTGGCCTATGTGGACAACGGTGGTTACAGCACCACCGTCCGCGCGCTGGAACAAGTTCAGGCAGCCTGA
- a CDS encoding SDR family NAD(P)-dependent oxidoreductase, with product MSDKTQDNSPFKKPTVAVTGASRGIGHAIVKEFHNSGWEVFTLARTPFSEVCPWAEGIVQHIEIDLADPVSIRASLAELKKRLGNRGLNALVNNAGISPKAEDGGRMSATGTSLEDFQRVMMVNLMAPMMLCSELLGPLQQAKGAVVNVTSIAGQQIHPFAGSAYAVSKAGLSALTRELAFELGDKGVRVNAVSPGEIATSILSAGTEEMVEQQVPMKRLGSPVEVAEVVSFLCSAKASYVTGAEIPINGGQHV from the coding sequence ATGTCTGACAAGACCCAAGACAACAGCCCGTTCAAGAAACCCACCGTGGCCGTGACGGGTGCCAGCCGCGGCATCGGTCATGCCATCGTCAAGGAATTCCACAACTCCGGCTGGGAGGTCTTTACGCTGGCCCGCACACCGTTTTCCGAAGTGTGCCCTTGGGCCGAGGGCATTGTCCAACACATCGAAATTGATCTGGCTGATCCGGTGTCGATTCGCGCGAGTCTGGCAGAGCTGAAGAAACGTCTGGGCAATCGCGGTCTGAACGCGCTGGTGAACAATGCCGGTATCTCGCCCAAGGCGGAAGATGGCGGGCGGATGTCCGCAACCGGCACCTCGCTTGAGGATTTCCAGCGGGTGATGATGGTTAACCTGATGGCCCCGATGATGCTGTGCAGCGAGCTGTTGGGCCCGTTGCAACAGGCCAAGGGGGCGGTGGTCAACGTAACCTCGATTGCGGGGCAGCAGATCCATCCCTTTGCCGGATCGGCCTATGCGGTGTCCAAGGCCGGCCTGTCCGCGCTGACCCGCGAACTGGCCTTTGAACTGGGTGACAAGGGCGTGCGGGTCAACGCCGTCTCTCCGGGCGAAATTGCCACGTCGATCCTGTCCGCAGGCACCGAAGAGATGGTCGAGCAGCAGGTGCCGATGAAACGCTTGGGCAGCCCGGTAGAAGTGGCTGAAGTCGTCAGCTTTTTGTGCAGCGCTAAAGCGTCTTATGTGACGGGCGCCGAGATTCCGATCAACGGCGGGCAGCACGTCTGA
- a CDS encoding MFS transporter — translation MTSTRTPVALVFALWGAGLGAAAQYGKISVIFDQFPQIYPDAGAAVGWAVSLVGLLGIIFGVVAGILVARIRYRRALLMSLWLGAAVSAVQATMPSFHWFLALRALEGLSHLGLVVAIPTLIAQITAPKDRGWALTLWGTFFGVAFAVLTWAGLPLVAAWGVPALFVAHSLYLATFAVVLMVWLRSLPGKGPDSPLSLGHVLRSHLTIYGSARIAAPGLGWLFYTFCFVSILTVLPPYIPAEVRALVMGAMPLTSIAVSMTLGVWLLGRRSAVWVVCWGFGLSVLSIGWLWVQPGLPLGCLALAAAMGLIQGATFAAVPQLNDTAATQAQANGAMAQMGNLGNTLGTPVMAAALAGLGYSALPLLAGTAFAAGLVLHLILAAQRASVRA, via the coding sequence GTGACCAGCACCCGCACCCCCGTCGCCCTTGTATTTGCACTTTGGGGCGCGGGGCTGGGGGCGGCGGCGCAATATGGCAAGATCAGCGTGATCTTTGACCAGTTTCCACAGATTTACCCCGATGCGGGCGCGGCTGTCGGCTGGGCGGTGTCGCTAGTGGGTCTTCTCGGTATCATCTTTGGTGTTGTTGCGGGCATTCTGGTGGCGCGTATCCGCTATCGTCGGGCGCTGCTGATGTCGCTGTGGCTGGGGGCTGCGGTGTCGGCGGTGCAGGCGACAATGCCGTCGTTTCACTGGTTTCTGGCCCTGCGTGCGCTTGAGGGGCTGTCACATCTGGGGCTGGTGGTGGCCATACCGACACTGATCGCCCAGATCACCGCCCCCAAGGATCGCGGCTGGGCGCTGACCCTGTGGGGGACGTTCTTTGGCGTGGCCTTTGCGGTGCTTACATGGGCAGGGCTGCCGCTGGTGGCGGCGTGGGGTGTACCTGCACTGTTCGTGGCGCACAGCCTGTATCTGGCGACCTTTGCCGTGGTGCTGATGGTTTGGCTGCGGTCCCTGCCGGGCAAGGGGCCGGACTCGCCGCTGTCACTGGGCCACGTTTTGCGCAGCCACCTGACGATCTACGGTTCGGCGCGGATTGCGGCACCGGGGCTGGGCTGGCTGTTCTACACATTTTGCTTTGTGTCGATCCTGACGGTGTTGCCACCCTATATCCCCGCTGAGGTCCGCGCACTGGTCATGGGAGCGATGCCGCTGACGTCGATTGCCGTTTCGATGACCTTGGGCGTGTGGTTGTTGGGGCGGCGCAGTGCGGTCTGGGTGGTCTGCTGGGGCTTCGGGCTTAGCGTGCTGTCGATTGGCTGGCTCTGGGTGCAGCCGGGTTTGCCGCTGGGTTGTCTGGCGCTGGCGGCGGCGATGGGGTTGATCCAGGGGGCGACCTTTGCCGCCGTGCCACAACTGAACGATACAGCCGCCACGCAGGCGCAGGCCAACGGGGCGATGGCGCAGATGGGCAATCTGGGCAACACGCTGGGCACGCCGGTGATGGCGGCCGCCTTGGCGGGGTTGGGCTATTCCGCCCTGCCATTGCTGGCAGGAACGGCGTTTGCCGCAGGGCTGGTGCTGCATCTTATTCTGGCAGCACAGCGCGCATCGGTCAGGGCGTGA